A region from the Lycium barbarum isolate Lr01 chromosome 8, ASM1917538v2, whole genome shotgun sequence genome encodes:
- the LOC132606468 gene encoding uncharacterized protein LOC132606468 isoform X2, with translation MPPKKATTAQKKKGVVGETSRAQKGTRTLAQMMRDITSRPADSVTSSSSEESGAASPLAPGASAPAPPAPQPGAEDRTLREAVQLLTTLVAGQARRRGRRDDDDDDRRDSLRVREFLLCGPPEFYGSKPDEDPHDFIRGMRRSLDLVRASETESVELASHRLRDVAAHWYESWELSRGEGGSPATWDEFVAAFTRHFLPPELRRARVDRFLHLQQRGRSVREYNMEFDSLARYAPTIVEDMADRMHRYVMGLDRYLIDGCMAVALQTDMDIARLQAYALGMEDRHRADYSSRDRDRRPPKRARSAGYSGEPQGGQPQQYVRQSSQPAQSAPPQSTGEGFDSAKYSGAGQSFRAPGSQVSRGSSQARPPMPRCSYCGRSHPGECYRATGACFSCGRQGHMMRDCPMASGSGSTVQPTGSAAGSSSTPSAMRPAGRGMPVQAGRGRGRGGASGSSGPSNRIYALASRQDQEAPPGTDAQPGDPPV, from the coding sequence atgcctccgaaaaaggcgacaaccgcccagaagaaaaagggcgtagtaggagagaccagccgggctcagaagggtactcggacccttgctcagatgatgcgtgatattacgtcccggccagccgactctgttacgtcttcatcgtcagaggagtctggagcagcttcaccattagctccaggggcttcagctcccgcgcctccagctcctcagccaggggcggaggacaggacactgagagaggctgtgcagttattgaccactctggtagcgggacaggctcgcagacgcgggcggagagatgatgatgatgacgataggcgtgacagcctgagggttcgagagtttctattatgtggccctccagagttttacgggtctaagcccgacgaggacccccatgactttattcgggggatgcggcgctcactagatttggtcagggcttcagagactgagtctgttgagttggcttcgcatagactacgggatgtcgctgctcactggtatgagtcctgggagctatctaggggtgagggtggttccccagctacttgggacgagttcgtggctgcttttacccgccactttttgcccccagagttacggcgggcgcgggttgaccgatttttacatctgcagcagaggggtcggagtgttcgtgagtataatatggagtttgattctctggcccggtacgcacctaccatagtagaagatatggccgatcggatgcacagatacgtgatggggttagaccgctacttgattgatggctgtatggcggtggcattgcagacagacatggatattgcccgactacaggcttatgctctgggtatggaggaccgacatagagctgattattccagcagagatcgggacaggaggccgccaaagagggccaggtccgctgggtattctggggagcctcaaggcgggcagcctcaacagtatgttagacagtcttctcagccagcgcagagTGCGCCCCCGCAGTCTACCGGAGAGGGATTTGATAGTGCCAaatactcaggagcaggccagagcttcAGGGCTCCAGGTTCACAGGTGAGccgaggttccagccaggcgaggccacctatgcctcggtgttcgtattgtgggagatctcatccaggagagtgctaccgagctacgggagcctgtttttcttgcggccgtcagggccatatgatgcgtgattgtccaatggcaagtggttctggtagtacagttcagccgacgggatcagccgcgggttcatcttctactccctcagccatgcgccctgcgggacGAGGTATGCCGGTACAGGCGggtcgcggtcgaggccgtggcggtgcttcaggttctagcggtccctcgaaccgcatatatgcgttggccagccgacaggaccaggaggcgccacCAG
- the LOC132606468 gene encoding uncharacterized protein LOC132606468 isoform X1, producing the protein MPPKKATTAQKKKGVVGETSRAQKGTRTLAQMMRDITSRPADSVTSSSSEESGAASPLAPGASAPAPPAPQPGAEDRTLREAVQLLTTLVAGQARRRGRRDDDDDDRRDSLRVREFLLCGPPEFYGSKPDEDPHDFIRGMRRSLDLVRASETESVELASHRLRDVAAHWYESWELSRGEGGSPATWDEFVAAFTRHFLPPELRRARVDRFLHLQQRGRSVREYNMEFDSLARYAPTIVEDMADRMHRYVMGLDRYLIDGCMAVALQTDMDIARLQAYALGMEDRHRADYSSRDRDRRPPKRARSAGYSGEPQGGQPQQYVRQSSQPAQSAPPQSTGEGFDSAKYSGAGQSFRAPGSQVSRGSSQARPPMPRCSYCGRSHPGECYRATGACFSCGRQGHMMRDCPMASGSGSTVQPTGSAAGSSSTPSAMRPAGRGMPVQAGRGRGRGGASGSSGPSNRIYALASRQDQEAPPGVVTDLGEPEA; encoded by the exons atgcctccgaaaaaggcgacaaccgcccagaagaaaaagggcgtagtaggagagaccagccgggctcagaagggtactcggacccttgctcagatgatgcgtgatattacgtcccggccagccgactctgttacgtcttcatcgtcagaggagtctggagcagcttcaccattagctccaggggcttcagctcccgcgcctccagctcctcagccaggggcggaggacaggacactgagagaggctgtgcagttattgaccactctggtagcgggacaggctcgcagacgcgggcggagagatgatgatgatgacgataggcgtgacagcctgagggttcgagagtttctattatgtggccctccagagttttacgggtctaagcccgacgaggacccccatgactttattcgggggatgcggcgctcactagatttggtcagggcttcagagactgagtctgttgagttggcttcgcatagactacgggatgtcgctgctcactggtatgagtcctgggagctatctaggggtgagggtggttccccagctacttgggacgagttcgtggctgcttttacccgccactttttgcccccagagttacggcgggcgcgggttgaccgatttttacatctgcagcagaggggtcggagtgttcgtgagtataatatggagtttgattctctggcccggtacgcacctaccatagtagaagatatggccgatcggatgcacagatacgtgatggggttagaccgctacttgattgatggctgtatggcggtggcattgcagacagacatggatattgcccgactacaggcttatgctctgggtatggaggaccgacatagagctgattattccagcagagatcgggacaggaggccgccaaagagggccaggtccgctgggtattctggggagcctcaaggcgggcagcctcaacagtatgttagacagtcttctcagccagcgcagagTGCGCCCCCGCAGTCTACCGGAGAGGGATTTGATAGTGCCAaatactcaggagcaggccagagcttcAGGGCTCCAGGTTCACAGGTGAGccgaggttccagccaggcgaggccacctatgcctcggtgttcgtattgtgggagatctcatccaggagagtgctaccgagctacgggagcctgtttttcttgcggccgtcagggccatatgatgcgtgattgtccaatggcaagtggttctggtagtacagttcagccgacgggatcagccgcgggttcatcttctactccctcagccatgcgccctgcgggacGAGGTATGCCGGTACAGGCGggtcgcggtcgaggccgtggcggtgcttcaggttctagcggtccctcgaaccgcatatatgcgttggccagccgacaggaccaggaggcgccacCAGGTGTGGTTACAG accttggggagcctgaggcgtag